In Syngnathus typhle isolate RoL2023-S1 ecotype Sweden linkage group LG14, RoL_Styp_1.0, whole genome shotgun sequence, one genomic interval encodes:
- the LOC133167432 gene encoding cytochrome b-c1 complex subunit 10-like has translation MVLNNILNKFVGAKYVTIVRTWIPNLMGWGTVGGVALVYVTDWRLILDYVPYIRGKFPKDD, from the exons ATGGTCCTGAACAACATACTCAATAAATTCGTGGGTGCTAAGTACGTCACGATTGTACGGACGTG GATACCCAATTTGATGGGGTGGGGAACAGTGGGCGGCGTGGCGCTGGTTTACGTCACAGACTGGCGGCTCATCCTTGACTATGTGCCGTACATTAGAGGCAAATTCCCTAAGGATGACTGA
- the mbd3b gene encoding methyl-CpG-binding domain protein 3b isoform X2 yields the protein MEKKRWDCTALPKGWKMEEVTRKSGLSAGKSDVYYFSRGDEPDEEQRQERGEAGRLYSLCPSGKKFRSKPQLARYLGNQMDLSSFDFRTGKMLMSKLNKNRQRMRYDNNNQNKGKPDLNTSLPVRQTASIFKQPVTKVTNHPSNKVKTDPQKAVDQPRQLFWEKKLSGLSAYDIAEELVKTMELPKGLQGVGPGCTDKTLLSAIASALHTSAAPITGQLSAAVEKNPGVWLNTTQPLCKAFIVTDEDIRKQEELVYSVRKRLEEALMADMLAHVEEAAAAAGEGDAVKDEGNVSEDMESV from the exons ATGGAGAAGAAAAGGTGGGATTGCACTGCTCTCCCCAAAGGCTGGAAAATGGAAGAAGTGACCAGAAAGTCGGGTTTGTCCGCCGGGAAAAGCGACGTCTATTATTTTAG CAGAGGAGACGAGCCAGATGAGGAACAGAGGCAAGAGAGGGGGGAGGCGGGTCGGTTGTATAGTCTGTG TCCATCTGGCAAGAAGTTCCGAAGCAAGCCTCAGTTGGCCCGTTACCTCGGCAACCAGATGGACCTGAGCTCATTCGACTTCCGCACGGGGAAGATGCTGATGAGTAAGCTGAACAAGAACCGCCAGCGGATGCGCTACGATAACAACAACCAGAACAAG GGTAAACCTGACCTGAACACATCGCTACCAGTCAGACAGACAGCCTCCATCTTTAAGCAGCCTGTTACCAAGGTTACCAACCATCCCAGCAATAAAGTCAAGACAGACCCACAGAAAGCTGTGGACCAACCTCGTCAG CTATTTTGGGAGAAGAAGCTAAGCGGTTTGAGTGCATACGACATCGCAGAAGAGTTGGTGAAAACCATGGAGCTGCCAAAAGGTCTTCAAG GTGTGGGTCCAGGCTGCACAGACAAGACGCTTCTGTCGGCCATCGCCAGCGCGCTTCACACCAGCGCCGCCCCCATCACCGGGCAGCTATCGGCCGCCGTCGAGAAGAACCCGGGCGTGTGGCTTAACACCACGCAGCCGCTCTGTAAGGCCTTCATCGTCACCGATGAGGACATTAG GAAGCAGGAGGAGTTGGTGTACAGCGTGAGGAAACGCCTGGAGGAGGCGCTCATGGCTGACATGTTGGCGCACgtagaggaggcggcggcggcggccggcgaGGGCGACGCCGTCAAGGACGAAGGCAACGTCAGCGAAGACATGGAGAGCGTATAA
- the mbd3b gene encoding methyl-CpG-binding domain protein 3b isoform X4, translating to MDKTDPSGKKFRSKPQLARYLGNQMDLSSFDFRTGKMLMSKLNKNRQRMRYDNNNQNKGKPDLNTSLPVRQTASIFKQPVTKVTNHPSNKVKTDPQKAVDQPRQLFWEKKLSGLSAYDIAEELVKTMELPKGLQGVGPGCTDKTLLSAIASALHTSAAPITGQLSAAVEKNPGVWLNTTQPLCKAFIVTDEDIRKQEELVYSVRKRLEEALMADMLAHVEEAAAAAGEGDAVKDEGNVSEDMESV from the exons ATGGATAAAACCGA TCCATCTGGCAAGAAGTTCCGAAGCAAGCCTCAGTTGGCCCGTTACCTCGGCAACCAGATGGACCTGAGCTCATTCGACTTCCGCACGGGGAAGATGCTGATGAGTAAGCTGAACAAGAACCGCCAGCGGATGCGCTACGATAACAACAACCAGAACAAG GGTAAACCTGACCTGAACACATCGCTACCAGTCAGACAGACAGCCTCCATCTTTAAGCAGCCTGTTACCAAGGTTACCAACCATCCCAGCAATAAAGTCAAGACAGACCCACAGAAAGCTGTGGACCAACCTCGTCAG CTATTTTGGGAGAAGAAGCTAAGCGGTTTGAGTGCATACGACATCGCAGAAGAGTTGGTGAAAACCATGGAGCTGCCAAAAGGTCTTCAAG GTGTGGGTCCAGGCTGCACAGACAAGACGCTTCTGTCGGCCATCGCCAGCGCGCTTCACACCAGCGCCGCCCCCATCACCGGGCAGCTATCGGCCGCCGTCGAGAAGAACCCGGGCGTGTGGCTTAACACCACGCAGCCGCTCTGTAAGGCCTTCATCGTCACCGATGAGGACATTAG GAAGCAGGAGGAGTTGGTGTACAGCGTGAGGAAACGCCTGGAGGAGGCGCTCATGGCTGACATGTTGGCGCACgtagaggaggcggcggcggcggccggcgaGGGCGACGCCGTCAAGGACGAAGGCAACGTCAGCGAAGACATGGAGAGCGTATAA
- the mbd3b gene encoding methyl-CpG-binding domain protein 3b isoform X1, with product MRKVPGLVSQKVYVVELKVSTNPRIFCTFLVFSWNSWKNSRMKSRFLIELLKHQSWNLSDTLCTSPSGKKFRSKPQLARYLGNQMDLSSFDFRTGKMLMSKLNKNRQRMRYDNNNQNKGKPDLNTSLPVRQTASIFKQPVTKVTNHPSNKVKTDPQKAVDQPRQLFWEKKLSGLSAYDIAEELVKTMELPKGLQGVGPGCTDKTLLSAIASALHTSAAPITGQLSAAVEKNPGVWLNTTQPLCKAFIVTDEDIRKQEELVYSVRKRLEEALMADMLAHVEEAAAAAGEGDAVKDEGNVSEDMESV from the exons ATGAGAAAGGTTCCAGGCTTAGTGTCCCAAAAAGTGTACGTAGTTGAACTAAAAGTTTCTACAAACCCAAGAATCTTCTGCACTTTTCTAGTTTTCTCATGGAACTCCTGGAAGAACTCACGAATGAAGTCAAGGTTCTTGATAGAGCTTTTGAAACACCAGTCCTGGAACCTTTCTGACACACTGTGTACATC TCCATCTGGCAAGAAGTTCCGAAGCAAGCCTCAGTTGGCCCGTTACCTCGGCAACCAGATGGACCTGAGCTCATTCGACTTCCGCACGGGGAAGATGCTGATGAGTAAGCTGAACAAGAACCGCCAGCGGATGCGCTACGATAACAACAACCAGAACAAG GGTAAACCTGACCTGAACACATCGCTACCAGTCAGACAGACAGCCTCCATCTTTAAGCAGCCTGTTACCAAGGTTACCAACCATCCCAGCAATAAAGTCAAGACAGACCCACAGAAAGCTGTGGACCAACCTCGTCAG CTATTTTGGGAGAAGAAGCTAAGCGGTTTGAGTGCATACGACATCGCAGAAGAGTTGGTGAAAACCATGGAGCTGCCAAAAGGTCTTCAAG GTGTGGGTCCAGGCTGCACAGACAAGACGCTTCTGTCGGCCATCGCCAGCGCGCTTCACACCAGCGCCGCCCCCATCACCGGGCAGCTATCGGCCGCCGTCGAGAAGAACCCGGGCGTGTGGCTTAACACCACGCAGCCGCTCTGTAAGGCCTTCATCGTCACCGATGAGGACATTAG GAAGCAGGAGGAGTTGGTGTACAGCGTGAGGAAACGCCTGGAGGAGGCGCTCATGGCTGACATGTTGGCGCACgtagaggaggcggcggcggcggccggcgaGGGCGACGCCGTCAAGGACGAAGGCAACGTCAGCGAAGACATGGAGAGCGTATAA
- the mbd3b gene encoding methyl-CpG-binding domain protein 3b isoform X3 encodes MEKKRWDCTALPKGWKMEEVTRKSGLSAGKSDVYYFSPSGKKFRSKPQLARYLGNQMDLSSFDFRTGKMLMSKLNKNRQRMRYDNNNQNKGKPDLNTSLPVRQTASIFKQPVTKVTNHPSNKVKTDPQKAVDQPRQLFWEKKLSGLSAYDIAEELVKTMELPKGLQGVGPGCTDKTLLSAIASALHTSAAPITGQLSAAVEKNPGVWLNTTQPLCKAFIVTDEDIRKQEELVYSVRKRLEEALMADMLAHVEEAAAAAGEGDAVKDEGNVSEDMESV; translated from the exons ATGGAGAAGAAAAGGTGGGATTGCACTGCTCTCCCCAAAGGCTGGAAAATGGAAGAAGTGACCAGAAAGTCGGGTTTGTCCGCCGGGAAAAGCGACGTCTATTATTTTAG TCCATCTGGCAAGAAGTTCCGAAGCAAGCCTCAGTTGGCCCGTTACCTCGGCAACCAGATGGACCTGAGCTCATTCGACTTCCGCACGGGGAAGATGCTGATGAGTAAGCTGAACAAGAACCGCCAGCGGATGCGCTACGATAACAACAACCAGAACAAG GGTAAACCTGACCTGAACACATCGCTACCAGTCAGACAGACAGCCTCCATCTTTAAGCAGCCTGTTACCAAGGTTACCAACCATCCCAGCAATAAAGTCAAGACAGACCCACAGAAAGCTGTGGACCAACCTCGTCAG CTATTTTGGGAGAAGAAGCTAAGCGGTTTGAGTGCATACGACATCGCAGAAGAGTTGGTGAAAACCATGGAGCTGCCAAAAGGTCTTCAAG GTGTGGGTCCAGGCTGCACAGACAAGACGCTTCTGTCGGCCATCGCCAGCGCGCTTCACACCAGCGCCGCCCCCATCACCGGGCAGCTATCGGCCGCCGTCGAGAAGAACCCGGGCGTGTGGCTTAACACCACGCAGCCGCTCTGTAAGGCCTTCATCGTCACCGATGAGGACATTAG GAAGCAGGAGGAGTTGGTGTACAGCGTGAGGAAACGCCTGGAGGAGGCGCTCATGGCTGACATGTTGGCGCACgtagaggaggcggcggcggcggccggcgaGGGCGACGCCGTCAAGGACGAAGGCAACGTCAGCGAAGACATGGAGAGCGTATAA